A genomic stretch from Nitrospira defluvii includes:
- a CDS encoding BACON domain-containing protein, producing MTSQRATPIQHPPRIVQRHASSFFIVVMLIVWFCDFVAGTTDAFSQNIQFTPSSLSLTVAQGGTTSGTLSLKKSDTAQHSYFISANQSWIWLNPPYGSTQTITTETDTLTVTINTAAMGLSAGTYSGTVYIGQSGPGVSTTWRIPVTATVTAAGSTPPPPPPPPPTSTTPPPPPPSTTPPPPPPSTTPPPPPPSSSLTPLLQAFPSALSLSAAKGNTASGVFNLQKSSTQQSTYSISAGQGWTSLNPPYGSTQTITTEIDPITVSVNTSSMNVGTYSGVVYIVESGPNGSQTLRIPVSLSVLASGTTPPPPPPPPTSTTPPPPPPSTTPPPPPPSTTPPPPPPSSSLTPLLQAFPSALSLSAAKGNTASGVFNLQKSSTQQSTYSISANQSWTSLNPPYGSTQTITTEIDPITVSVNTSSMNVGTYSGVVYIVESGPNGSQTLRIPVSLSVLASGTTPPPPPPSPTGSTTTPPPPPPSGTATGTVTVTWNANTEADLRGYRVYVGTASGVRSQSFDVGNVTSTRLTLPLGSTYWFSVTAYDTSGNESSPSGEISRSLF from the coding sequence ATGACGTCGCAGCGCGCCACACCGATTCAGCATCCACCACGCATCGTGCAACGACATGCGTCGAGCTTTTTCATAGTCGTGATGCTGATCGTCTGGTTCTGTGACTTCGTCGCTGGAACAACGGATGCCTTCTCACAAAACATTCAATTCACCCCAAGCTCCTTGTCGCTGACCGTTGCGCAGGGAGGGACAACCAGCGGGACCCTGAGTTTAAAAAAGTCGGATACCGCGCAGCACAGCTATTTCATCAGCGCGAACCAGTCCTGGATCTGGTTGAATCCTCCCTACGGAAGCACGCAGACCATCACCACCGAGACGGACACCCTCACCGTCACCATCAATACTGCGGCCATGGGACTGTCCGCAGGCACCTACTCAGGCACCGTCTACATCGGACAATCCGGACCCGGCGTGTCGACAACGTGGCGTATTCCGGTGACGGCCACCGTCACAGCAGCGGGCAGCACGCCGCCACCTCCGCCCCCCCCGCCGCCGACATCCACCACCCCTCCACCACCGCCGCCTTCGACGACGCCGCCCCCGCCGCCCCCCTCGACGACGCCGCCCCCGCCCCCGCCGAGCAGTTCGTTGACGCCGTTATTGCAGGCGTTCCCTTCGGCGCTGTCGTTATCCGCAGCCAAGGGCAACACGGCCAGCGGTGTGTTCAATTTGCAGAAGTCCAGCACACAACAGAGCACCTATAGCATCAGTGCTGGTCAGGGGTGGACTTCTCTCAATCCGCCGTACGGCAGCACCCAGACCATCACGACCGAAATTGATCCCATCACCGTGTCCGTGAACACCTCGTCCATGAATGTCGGAACCTATTCCGGCGTCGTGTATATCGTCGAGAGCGGCCCGAACGGCTCGCAAACGTTGCGCATCCCCGTCTCGCTCTCGGTCCTGGCCAGCGGCACGACACCACCTCCGCCCCCCCCGCCGCCGACATCCACCACCCCTCCACCACCGCCGCCTTCGACGACGCCGCCCCCGCCGCCCCCCTCGACGACGCCGCCCCCGCCCCCGCCGAGCAGTTCGTTGACGCCGTTATTGCAGGCGTTCCCTTCGGCGCTGTCGTTATCCGCAGCCAAGGGCAACACGGCCAGCGGTGTGTTCAATTTGCAGAAGTCCAGCACGCAACAGAGCACCTACAGCATCAGTGCGAACCAGTCCTGGACCTCGCTCAATCCGCCGTACGGCAGCACCCAGACCATCACGACCGAAATTGATCCCATCACCGTGTCCGTGAACACCTCGTCCATGAATGTCGGGACCTATTCCGGCGTCGTGTATATCGTCGAGAGCGGTCCGAACGGCTCGCAAACGTTGCGCATCCCCGTCTCGCTCTCGGTCCTGGCCAGTGGCACGACACCGCCCCCGCCGCCTCCCTCTCCAACCGGGAGCACCACCACACCGCCCCCGCCGCCTCCCTCCGGCACGGCGACTGGTACAGTCACGGTGACGTGGAATGCGAATACCGAGGCGGACCTCAGAGGATATCGAGTCTATGTAGGCACTGCCTCGGGCGTCCGTTCGCAGTCGTTCGACGTGGGCAACGTCACGTCAACGCGATTGACCCTGCCGCTCGGTTCGACCTATTGGTTCTCCGTCACCGCATACGATACGAGCGGCAACGAGAGTTCGCCCTCAGGGGAGATCAGCAGAAGTCTGTTTTGA
- a CDS encoding YtxH domain-containing protein, whose translation MHNEDSSNWSAFMAGAFIGAGIALLLAPQSGTELRSTLRDYASKAKDELDEAADQGRAAWDQAVERGHEYVATGKQTLRQAGRTAREFVDEKVETAKQSAEEAASTRG comes from the coding sequence ATGCATAACGAGGATTCATCCAACTGGTCGGCATTCATGGCCGGAGCGTTCATCGGGGCCGGGATTGCGCTGCTGCTGGCGCCTCAATCCGGAACCGAATTGCGATCGACACTCCGAGACTATGCGTCAAAAGCCAAGGACGAACTCGATGAGGCCGCCGACCAGGGTCGGGCCGCTTGGGACCAAGCTGTGGAACGAGGTCACGAATATGTTGCCACCGGAAAACAGACGTTGCGACAGGCAGGTCGAACAGCACGCGAGTTTGTCGACGAGAAGGTCGAGACGGCCAAGCAGTCCGCGGAAGAGGCGGCCTCCACACGGGGCTAG
- a CDS encoding BON domain-containing protein: MMKSMIHIAAGVTLLTLVGCHSTTGKTAGQTIDDASITAAVHSKLASDRLSNFTRIDVDTERGVVTLNGVVKSAEQKMRVAELTREVNGVRTVNNHLQIQAQ; the protein is encoded by the coding sequence ATGATGAAATCGATGATCCATATTGCCGCAGGTGTGACGTTACTCACACTGGTCGGCTGCCACTCCACGACCGGCAAGACCGCCGGCCAAACCATTGACGATGCGTCCATCACCGCGGCCGTGCATTCAAAATTGGCTTCAGATCGCCTGTCGAATTTCACCCGAATCGATGTGGATACGGAACGTGGTGTGGTGACACTGAATGGAGTCGTCAAATCTGCGGAGCAGAAAATGCGCGTGGCCGAATTGACGCGCGAAGTGAACGGCGTGCGAACCGTGAATAACCATCTCCAAATCCAAGCGCAGTAA
- a CDS encoding DUF4403 family protein yields the protein MKLSRIPVIPVLAAVLLSGAACSHTIPKTASKPVPPPITSAVPSFTALAKDETRAPVSHLPVQVKTDLTPIQTAIRMVVPDRLTETGHPLEQDFRWTFVRNGESHVHIQDGLVVIRTEYKGDIEARGSSRGCRLDPVYVTLDASGELQLVQNRDTLSFAFEPTHLAVTTKPESDVRCNMFNIAINEQLPELLGLMQIKTAMAEAVHPETFRIPFQRIWDTLEGPLSMPVASLNTRACLYGNPREMVMSQQKGTLRETVIAGTAKQMPLVTYEVTCSEAAPTVALVNSGPPSAENTPYVMLAKIPLSYQQVSHQLQDKLFHQTIFLDSTANESAVIEKVTAADANGRVLLTVETAGELKGTIYYWGTPRLDDTGKSLTIPDLQMANESRTAIDSIRLGFWQTVDRELQPKLRQAMAIDLSTQVDRLKQSVTGSHRSGDLTMDILVTRQQPDQVRSTAQGITVSLLFEGTANATGQMTLQAQPPQAMLRQPNR from the coding sequence ATGAAGCTCAGTCGCATCCCCGTCATTCCGGTGCTCGCCGCCGTCCTTCTCTCGGGAGCGGCCTGCAGTCATACCATTCCCAAGACCGCGTCGAAACCGGTGCCGCCGCCCATCACGAGCGCGGTCCCGTCCTTCACCGCACTGGCAAAGGATGAGACGAGAGCCCCCGTCTCGCATCTGCCGGTGCAGGTCAAGACGGATTTGACGCCGATACAAACGGCGATCCGCATGGTCGTACCGGACCGACTGACGGAAACGGGCCACCCGTTGGAGCAGGACTTTCGATGGACCTTCGTAAGGAACGGCGAGTCCCATGTCCACATCCAGGACGGATTGGTGGTGATTCGGACTGAATACAAGGGCGACATCGAAGCGCGTGGAAGTTCCCGCGGTTGCCGACTGGACCCGGTCTACGTCACGTTGGACGCCAGTGGAGAGCTCCAGCTCGTGCAGAACCGGGACACGCTGTCCTTTGCGTTTGAGCCGACCCATCTGGCGGTCACGACGAAACCGGAAAGCGATGTGCGCTGCAACATGTTCAATATCGCGATCAACGAACAGCTACCGGAGTTGTTAGGCCTGATGCAGATCAAAACCGCCATGGCGGAAGCCGTGCATCCGGAGACGTTCAGGATTCCATTTCAGCGTATCTGGGACACGCTCGAAGGCCCCTTGTCCATGCCCGTCGCTTCCTTAAACACGCGCGCCTGCCTCTACGGAAACCCGCGGGAAATGGTCATGAGCCAACAAAAAGGCACGTTGCGGGAGACGGTGATTGCCGGCACCGCGAAACAGATGCCTTTGGTCACCTATGAGGTGACCTGTTCAGAGGCTGCGCCGACCGTGGCGCTCGTGAACTCCGGTCCACCCTCCGCTGAGAATACGCCCTATGTCATGCTGGCCAAGATCCCGCTTTCTTACCAACAGGTCTCGCATCAACTCCAAGACAAGCTCTTCCATCAGACGATCTTCCTGGATTCAACGGCCAACGAATCGGCTGTCATTGAGAAGGTCACCGCCGCCGATGCGAACGGACGGGTGCTGCTCACAGTCGAGACAGCCGGAGAGCTGAAGGGCACGATTTATTATTGGGGCACCCCGCGATTGGACGACACCGGGAAATCCCTCACGATTCCCGATTTACAGATGGCGAATGAATCCAGAACGGCCATCGATTCCATTCGCCTCGGATTCTGGCAGACCGTCGACCGCGAGCTGCAGCCCAAACTTCGGCAGGCAATGGCCATCGACCTGTCAACTCAGGTGGATCGACTGAAGCAGTCCGTGACCGGAAGTCACCGCTCCGGAGACCTCACGATGGACATCCTGGTCACTCGACAGCAGCCGGATCA